One region of bacterium genomic DNA includes:
- the fliS gene encoding flagellar export chaperone FliS translates to MYGKNAHNQYQAVQVTMTDRGRLLLMMYEGALKFLRQAKAGLEEQDIAKFCRFLSKSQAIIAELMNTLDFDKGGKIAKDLDRLYDFMLFYLTEANLHRDPERIGKVIGLLETVYKAYKEIVEEEKAQKSASESTTESRDKEEGKETPRRVQISL, encoded by the coding sequence ATGTACGGAAAAAATGCCCACAATCAATACCAAGCGGTCCAAGTAACCATGACTGACAGGGGACGACTCCTGTTGATGATGTACGAAGGGGCCTTGAAATTCCTCCGTCAAGCGAAAGCTGGTTTGGAAGAGCAGGATATCGCAAAATTTTGCAGGTTCCTGAGTAAGTCGCAGGCGATCATTGCAGAGTTGATGAATACGCTTGATTTCGATAAGGGTGGGAAGATCGCTAAAGACCTCGATCGTCTTTATGATTTCATGTTGTTCTACCTCACAGAAGCGAATCTCCACCGAGATCCAGAGCGAATTGGGAAGGTAATCGGATTACTTGAAACGGTCTACAAGGCCTACAAAGAGATAGTGGAAGAGGAGAAAGCACAAAAATCCGCTTCAGAGTCTACTACTGAATCTCGAGACAAAGAGGAAGGGAAGGAAACTCCTCGTCGAGTACAGATCAGTCTCTAG
- a CDS encoding sigma-70 family RNA polymerase sigma factor: MGMEQASNFTQAERKSDLDLVRACQAGCQEAFLELVERYTEKVQRLAMRITRSEQDAEDVVQEVFITLYTKIKSFQGKSAFSSWLFRVTSNAAFMKLRSRRKHAASSYEEMVEVGAPINNVRERSDASDVDYLSVRHELRSFINQAIEGLPSEYRYIFVLRDVDGLSNQEVGEVLGITVPAVKSRLHRARLMLRKKLSRYYQEYSTSELLAAPLARNGWESEERQAA, from the coding sequence ATGGGAATGGAACAGGCGAGTAACTTTACACAAGCAGAGAGAAAGAGTGATTTAGACCTCGTGCGTGCATGTCAAGCTGGGTGTCAGGAAGCATTTCTTGAGCTGGTTGAGCGTTATACAGAGAAAGTCCAGCGTCTTGCCATGAGAATAACAAGAAGTGAGCAAGATGCTGAGGATGTTGTCCAAGAAGTTTTCATTACATTATATACGAAAATTAAGTCATTCCAGGGAAAGTCGGCATTCTCAAGCTGGTTATTCCGAGTCACCTCCAATGCTGCTTTCATGAAGCTTCGAAGTCGTCGTAAGCACGCTGCATCATCATACGAAGAGATGGTAGAGGTAGGAGCTCCTATCAATAATGTAAGAGAGCGGAGTGATGCTTCCGATGTGGATTATCTTTCTGTACGACATGAATTACGGAGTTTTATTAATCAAGCAATAGAAGGGCTCCCGTCCGAGTACCGGTACATTTTTGTTCTGCGTGATGTTGATGGCTTGTCGAATCAGGAAGTTGGGGAAGTTCTCGGTATAACAGTGCCGGCGGTTAAATCTCGTCTTCATAGAGCAAGGTTAATGCTTCGGAAGAAGTTAAGCCGTTATTATCAGGAGTACTCAACGAGTGAGCTTCTTGCTGCTCCTCTCGCTCGAAATGGTTGGGAGAGTGAAGAACGACAAGCAGCTTAG
- a CDS encoding oxidative damage protection protein — MSEQRLVMCKKLGAELPGLSKAPFAGETGERIFQCISQQAWDMWEKDMQIKVINEYRLNMGKKEDYEMLIRQMLAFLQLSDEQVAEVENEERGRGE, encoded by the coding sequence ATGTCAGAACAACGATTGGTCATGTGTAAAAAGCTCGGAGCAGAGCTTCCTGGGCTCTCAAAAGCGCCCTTCGCTGGAGAAACTGGTGAGCGGATTTTCCAATGTATCTCTCAACAGGCCTGGGATATGTGGGAAAAGGACATGCAAATTAAGGTCATTAATGAATACCGCCTGAACATGGGGAAGAAAGAAGACTACGAGATGCTCATTCGCCAAATGCTGGCCTTTCTACAGCTCTCCGACGAGCAGGTTGCAGAGGTTGAAAATGAGGAGCGGGGAAGAGGCGAGTAA
- a CDS encoding glyoxalase/bleomycin resistance/dioxygenase family protein: MKRLHLHITVENLEASIRFYTAMLGIGPTKQKPDYAKWMIEDPRMNLAISTRGERSGLDHLGLQVDSLDELETLRKQMKSADLSLFDEGETTCCYANSDKSWVKDPDGIPWEAYHTMEDAQIFSRNSLSADASNEENSCCSPSLMSIGASGGCDSTKK; the protein is encoded by the coding sequence ATGAAACGGTTACATCTTCATATCACGGTAGAGAACTTAGAGGCTTCAATTCGCTTCTATACAGCGATGCTCGGGATAGGTCCCACAAAACAAAAGCCCGACTACGCAAAATGGATGATTGAGGATCCGAGAATGAACCTCGCAATTTCAACGAGAGGAGAAAGATCTGGTCTCGATCATCTTGGACTTCAAGTTGACTCCTTGGACGAGCTAGAGACTCTGAGAAAACAGATGAAAAGTGCAGACCTCTCGCTATTCGATGAGGGAGAAACGACATGCTGCTATGCGAATTCGGATAAATCATGGGTCAAAGATCCTGATGGAATTCCGTGGGAGGCCTATCACACGATGGAAGATGCTCAGATTTTTTCGCGGAACTCACTATCAGCTGATGCCTCGAACGAAGAAAACTCCTGCTGTTCCCCATCTCTCATGTCGATTGGCGCCTCTGGTGGATGTGATAGCACAAAAAAATAA
- a CDS encoding arsenate reductase ArsC, with amino-acid sequence MKNILILCTGNSCRSIMAEAIFHHLAGSRFSVYSAGSQPTGAVHPVAIKTLEKNGIAASHYKSQSWDDFQEIPIELVITVCDNAASTPCPVFLGSQMKAHWGVSDPALAQGTEEEVQSVFDDVFHSLERRITLFLELPIEQLSRKELEIELNAIGKL; translated from the coding sequence ATGAAAAACATTCTAATCCTCTGCACTGGAAATTCGTGCCGAAGCATCATGGCTGAGGCTATTTTTCATCATCTCGCAGGAAGTCGATTCTCAGTATACAGTGCGGGCAGCCAACCGACGGGGGCTGTTCATCCAGTTGCTATAAAAACCCTGGAAAAGAACGGCATAGCTGCATCACATTACAAGAGCCAGTCTTGGGATGACTTTCAAGAAATTCCCATCGAGCTTGTTATTACCGTCTGTGACAACGCGGCCTCAACACCCTGCCCAGTTTTCCTCGGCTCACAAATGAAAGCTCACTGGGGTGTTTCAGACCCAGCACTCGCGCAAGGAACAGAGGAAGAGGTTCAGTCAGTATTCGATGATGTTTTTCATTCTCTTGAAAGACGAATTACGCTTTTTCTTGAACTCCCCATCGAGCAACTGTCTCGCAAAGAGCTTGAAATAGAGTTAAACGCAATAGGAAAGCTCTAG
- a CDS encoding sigma-70 family RNA polymerase sigma factor: protein MKNMPSYNREPSTEMDFSQVKLPKRPSSPSSETSDCRETFYREQVLPFAEKQADQFCRNISLNPSEWDDMVQDFRVKAYELLDRNFDSDQGSWKGYLGKSLKFRVIDTLRVERGRAVYKNYQKLEEAQDEHLKDSGRHLPLHDDRIIEKSQLEPKKAQDAIQKWRVVRPSSLSGETEGIAYEESIEVQEELDSFQFMIRDLPHRHQVVLEHRFVGDETFKTIGESLGVTETRACQICKEGLQRLRKRLSK, encoded by the coding sequence ATGAAGAATATGCCGAGTTATAATAGAGAACCATCGACCGAAATGGATTTCTCACAAGTCAAGCTACCAAAACGTCCATCCTCTCCTTCCTCAGAAACGTCAGATTGCCGCGAGACATTCTACCGAGAGCAGGTGCTCCCTTTTGCCGAAAAGCAGGCAGACCAGTTTTGTAGAAACATTTCTCTTAACCCATCTGAATGGGATGATATGGTGCAGGACTTTCGAGTAAAGGCATATGAACTTCTTGATAGGAACTTTGATTCAGACCAAGGGAGTTGGAAGGGATACCTTGGCAAGTCTCTGAAATTTAGAGTTATTGATACGCTCAGGGTAGAGAGAGGGAGGGCGGTTTATAAAAATTATCAGAAACTAGAGGAAGCCCAAGATGAGCACTTGAAAGACTCAGGGAGGCATCTACCGCTGCATGACGACCGTATTATTGAGAAAAGCCAACTCGAACCGAAAAAAGCGCAGGACGCAATTCAGAAATGGAGGGTTGTGCGACCTTCTTCTCTCTCAGGCGAAACTGAGGGCATTGCTTATGAGGAAAGTATAGAAGTCCAGGAGGAGCTTGATAGCTTTCAGTTTATGATTCGAGACCTTCCCCACCGGCACCAAGTTGTCTTGGAGCATCGCTTTGTAGGGGATGAGACTTTCAAAACGATTGGTGAATCTTTAGGGGTTACTGAAACTCGTGCGTGTCAGATATGTAAAGAAGGTCTCCAGCGATTAAGAAAGCGGTTGTCGAAGTAG
- a CDS encoding glutathione peroxidase, which translates to MNRKRVFCQRSWQVIILLLFGSLFFFPCLGGAQERAFHQITVTDIDGNLVPLSNYQGHVALVVNTASRCGYTSQLAGLQRVYEKYSPTGFVVLGFPSNDFGEQEPGTNEEIKAFCSRSYQVTFPLFAKSVVRGSEKSELYTFLTHSTNPIREVGWNFEKFLVSGEGIVLARFPSRAEPESRTVIESIEAALKSSG; encoded by the coding sequence ATGAATAGAAAACGAGTCTTCTGTCAACGTTCTTGGCAAGTGATCATCTTGCTCCTCTTTGGATCGCTGTTTTTCTTTCCCTGCCTCGGAGGTGCACAAGAGAGAGCCTTTCATCAGATTACGGTCACGGATATCGATGGCAATCTGGTTCCCCTCAGTAATTACCAAGGTCATGTGGCACTGGTAGTGAATACGGCTTCTCGATGTGGTTATACTTCGCAACTTGCGGGACTCCAAAGGGTCTATGAAAAGTATTCACCGACTGGATTTGTTGTTCTTGGTTTTCCAAGTAATGATTTCGGAGAGCAGGAGCCTGGGACAAATGAGGAGATAAAGGCATTCTGCAGCAGGAGCTACCAGGTCACCTTTCCTCTGTTCGCAAAGTCTGTCGTAAGGGGGAGTGAGAAGAGCGAGCTTTACACCTTTCTTACCCACTCTACGAATCCGATTCGAGAGGTTGGATGGAACTTCGAGAAGTTTCTTGTCTCAGGTGAGGGTATCGTTTTGGCTCGTTTCCCATCTCGAGCAGAGCCTGAATCAAGGACCGTGATTGAGAGTATCGAAGCGGCTTTGAAGTCTTCAGGGTGA
- a CDS encoding DNA-binding response regulator, with amino-acid sequence MRKQIRLLIVDDSPGYSELLKDSSDIWNEYYEVLVTHVATASEAVHQIAAGGAHVVMVDAHLSCINTLEFVKEVSCSSLPIVVMSEGCSTELDVTVREWGAADYIAKTADPDEVENTLMRLAELSTDTLHVH; translated from the coding sequence ATGCGAAAGCAGATACGGCTATTAATAGTTGATGATAGTCCTGGGTATTCAGAGCTATTGAAGGATTCCTCTGATATTTGGAATGAGTATTACGAGGTTCTTGTCACTCATGTGGCGACAGCAAGTGAAGCCGTTCATCAGATTGCGGCAGGCGGGGCACACGTTGTCATGGTAGATGCACATCTTTCTTGCATCAATACTCTAGAGTTCGTGAAGGAGGTTTCTTGCAGCAGTTTACCTATCGTCGTGATGAGTGAGGGGTGTTCTACAGAGTTAGACGTGACTGTGCGTGAATGGGGAGCAGCAGATTACATCGCAAAAACGGCTGATCCAGACGAGGTAGAAAATACATTGATGAGGTTAGCCGAGCTATCGACTGATACATTACATGTACATTAA
- the lexA gene encoding transcriptional repressor LexA, whose amino-acid sequence MRAGHLESEFMKNRKNATKQSQSAVKAKSSGSRAAEGSRAAEGSRAAEGSSSDTFKSSTLAPVQRQTLEFLRNFLAENGYGPTLKDIAHHIGVKSLSTAHFHLERLENKGFIRRGDDGMIELIDISTPQLAPTSVPLVGTIAAGLPIEAIENTTMVEIPASMIDSRGEVYCLEVSGDSMIDAHICDGDLVVIKKQEYAENGQIVVALLEDGSATLKTYRRLKSGKVMLIPANASMNPMTLDDVAVQGRLIGVIRELH is encoded by the coding sequence ATGAGAGCTGGGCATCTTGAGAGTGAATTTATGAAGAATAGAAAGAATGCCACAAAACAGAGTCAGAGTGCCGTAAAAGCGAAATCAAGTGGCTCTAGGGCTGCTGAGGGCTCTAGGGCTGCTGAGGGCTCTAGGGCTGCTGAGGGCTCTAGTTCTGACACGTTCAAAAGCAGCACCCTTGCCCCTGTACAACGACAAACTCTTGAATTTCTGAGAAATTTTCTCGCCGAGAATGGATACGGTCCAACCCTCAAGGATATCGCCCACCACATAGGAGTCAAATCACTCTCTACTGCACACTTTCACCTGGAGCGATTGGAGAATAAGGGATTCATCCGCCGAGGGGATGACGGCATGATTGAACTTATTGATATTTCTACTCCTCAACTCGCTCCGACCTCAGTTCCACTTGTCGGAACGATTGCAGCTGGGTTACCGATAGAAGCAATTGAAAATACAACGATGGTAGAAATTCCAGCCAGTATGATTGATAGCCGTGGAGAAGTTTACTGTTTGGAGGTAAGCGGTGACTCAATGATCGATGCTCATATTTGTGACGGAGACTTAGTAGTTATCAAAAAACAAGAATATGCAGAGAATGGTCAGATAGTAGTTGCCTTACTAGAAGATGGTTCTGCAACACTTAAAACGTATCGACGGCTCAAGAGTGGAAAAGTAATGCTGATTCCAGCCAACGCGTCGATGAATCCAATGACGCTCGATGATGTTGCCGTACAGGGACGCCTGATCGGAGTGATTCGAGAACTTCACTAA
- the recA gene encoding recombinase RecA, giving the protein MPKTNNNNDKDKGLEAALGQLEKKYGKGAIMNLASDAIEELESIPTGSLGLDIALGAGGLPKGRICEVYGPESSGKTTLALHLAAECQRQGGTVVFIDAEHALDVSYARKLGVDTSKLLVSQPDCGEQALEICEALISSGSVDLVVIDSVAALVPRAEIDGEMTDQQMGLHARLMSKGLRKLTGLTAKSNATILFINQIRMKIGVMFGSPETTTGGNALKFYSSVRLDIRRIGAIKDNAEVTGNRTRVKVVKNKIAPPFREAEFDIIFNEGISQNGELLDLGSQHGIVDKAGAWYSYKGERLGQGREGAKLFLKENPEVATEIRGLILSTLGITGGAETEEVATEANSESKKEKKAPKLQEVSKAAASA; this is encoded by the coding sequence ATGCCAAAAACAAACAATAACAACGACAAAGACAAGGGCCTTGAAGCAGCTCTGGGCCAACTGGAAAAAAAGTATGGTAAAGGCGCCATCATGAACCTCGCAAGTGACGCCATCGAGGAGCTCGAGTCTATACCTACTGGGAGCCTCGGACTGGATATTGCTCTCGGTGCCGGCGGACTTCCAAAAGGTCGGATCTGTGAAGTCTATGGGCCAGAATCATCAGGGAAGACGACTCTCGCACTCCATCTCGCCGCCGAATGTCAACGGCAGGGAGGCACCGTTGTATTTATAGACGCTGAACATGCCCTCGATGTCTCTTATGCTCGAAAACTAGGTGTCGATACAAGCAAGCTTTTAGTTAGCCAACCTGACTGCGGGGAACAGGCACTTGAAATCTGTGAAGCCCTTATTAGTTCAGGGTCTGTAGACCTCGTTGTAATCGATTCCGTAGCGGCTCTTGTGCCTAGAGCAGAGATAGATGGCGAAATGACTGATCAGCAAATGGGTCTTCATGCCAGGCTTATGAGTAAAGGTCTCCGCAAACTTACTGGACTCACTGCCAAGTCCAATGCCACCATCCTCTTCATTAATCAGATAAGAATGAAAATCGGTGTCATGTTTGGCTCACCAGAAACCACAACAGGAGGAAATGCCTTAAAGTTTTATTCCTCCGTTCGATTAGACATTCGACGAATCGGCGCTATTAAAGATAACGCTGAAGTCACTGGAAACCGAACAAGAGTGAAGGTTGTAAAGAATAAGATTGCTCCACCATTTAGAGAAGCTGAATTTGATATCATCTTCAATGAAGGTATTAGTCAAAATGGAGAGCTCCTTGATCTTGGTTCTCAACATGGCATCGTTGATAAAGCCGGAGCGTGGTACTCGTATAAAGGAGAAAGGCTAGGTCAAGGAAGAGAAGGCGCAAAGCTTTTTCTAAAAGAAAATCCAGAGGTAGCAACAGAAATTCGCGGTTTGATTCTCAGCACTCTTGGAATCACTGGTGGCGCCGAAACTGAAGAGGTGGCAACTGAAGCGAATAGTGAATCGAAAAAAGAGAAGAAAGCACCAAAGCTTCAAGAGGTATCAAAGGCAGCAGCTTCGGCTTAA
- a CDS encoding aminotransferase class I/II-fold pyridoxal phosphate-dependent enzyme, protein MVHISLRSCNTPPSPIRRLSYLASAAEQKGVTPFYLNIGQPDVRCPQAFSDGVARFASSHISYAPSEGLYELRAEWARWVNTILDVDTSPERYLITMGASEGLVFLFTACCDPGDEVLTFDPTYANYLGFAAQTGVRLISLESSFEEEFAIPDDAIITKHLTSRTRAILLCNPNNPTGVLYDTSELTRLLELCRRHNLFLILDETYRELVFDGREPSSGISLASDDPHLVVLDSLSKRFSLCGARIGALYIPSPDLREKILYLAQARLSAPTIEQLAAIHMLKEVPASYLHDARKTYENRRDCMIHALENIEGVFCSRAQGAFYLLAKLPVEDAEHFARFLLQEYEQDGQTLFVAPAQGFYALPGKGRSEIRLAFVLEESSLRRAISVLQGGLAVYNAYS, encoded by the coding sequence ATGGTACACATTTCTTTGCGGTCATGTAATACCCCACCATCGCCTATTCGTCGGCTGAGTTATTTGGCGAGTGCTGCTGAGCAAAAAGGAGTTACCCCATTTTATCTCAATATTGGTCAGCCCGATGTGCGCTGTCCTCAGGCTTTTTCTGACGGGGTTGCGCGATTTGCCAGTTCACATATTTCTTATGCACCATCAGAGGGGCTTTACGAACTTCGGGCAGAGTGGGCGAGGTGGGTCAATACCATTTTAGACGTGGATACTTCCCCAGAGCGTTATTTAATTACCATGGGAGCAAGTGAGGGTTTAGTTTTTTTATTTACTGCTTGCTGCGATCCTGGAGATGAGGTTCTGACATTCGACCCTACTTATGCGAACTATCTTGGCTTCGCTGCTCAGACTGGAGTTCGACTTATATCGCTAGAGAGCAGTTTTGAGGAAGAGTTTGCAATTCCTGATGATGCAATCATTACAAAACACTTAACGTCGCGTACACGGGCGATTCTTCTTTGCAATCCAAACAACCCAACGGGGGTTCTCTATGACACGAGTGAGCTCACTAGACTTCTTGAGTTATGCCGTCGGCATAATCTGTTTCTCATTCTCGATGAGACCTATCGGGAGCTTGTATTTGATGGACGGGAGCCAAGTTCAGGTATTTCATTAGCGAGCGATGATCCTCATCTGGTGGTGCTCGATAGTCTTTCAAAGCGATTTAGTCTATGTGGAGCGAGAATAGGAGCGCTGTATATTCCTTCACCAGACCTACGCGAGAAAATTCTATATCTTGCACAGGCTCGACTCTCTGCTCCGACGATAGAGCAGTTAGCTGCTATTCACATGCTGAAAGAAGTGCCGGCGAGCTATCTTCATGATGCCCGGAAGACCTATGAAAACCGCAGGGATTGCATGATCCATGCGCTTGAGAATATCGAGGGAGTATTCTGCTCGAGAGCTCAGGGAGCATTCTATCTGCTTGCGAAGCTCCCTGTTGAGGATGCAGAACATTTCGCACGGTTTCTCCTACAAGAATACGAGCAAGATGGGCAGACGTTGTTTGTTGCGCCCGCGCAGGGCTTTTATGCTTTGCCTGGAAAGGGGAGGTCGGAAATTCGGCTTGCGTTTGTCTTGGAGGAATCTTCACTACGCAGAGCGATATCGGTTCTTCAAGGGGGTCTTGCAGTTTACAACGCGTATTCGTAG
- a CDS encoding methyltransferase domain-containing protein: MTHREHRTSSRHVTSKQTFASRDVERILSRYSVGFRKPIPLHTTNSFHTALAAYESSGKSSLILDAGCGTGVSTEFLARTFPKSFVLGVDKSAKRLEQGANSRNLTEEIPRDGGSSIPSNFAIFRAELMAFLQLAYEYQLHFDSIFFLYPNPWPKKSHMKRRVHLWPVAPLFPKLTAQIVCRTNWPTFAIEFARSMRILGFSEIYVERNYSVDIPLSLFEKKYVESGHKITNVKGYRIPNTP; this comes from the coding sequence ATGACTCACCGAGAGCACCGAACATCTTCACGACACGTAACATCGAAGCAAACGTTTGCCTCTCGAGATGTGGAACGCATCTTGAGCAGGTACTCAGTCGGCTTTCGAAAGCCAATTCCCCTTCATACCACAAACTCGTTTCACACAGCGCTTGCAGCCTATGAAAGCAGTGGGAAGTCTTCTCTGATTTTAGATGCAGGTTGCGGGACAGGAGTCAGCACAGAATTTTTAGCCCGCACATTTCCAAAAAGCTTCGTCCTTGGGGTTGATAAGTCAGCGAAAAGACTCGAACAAGGGGCTAATAGTCGGAATCTGACGGAAGAAATTCCAAGAGATGGCGGCTCGTCTATTCCCTCAAATTTTGCGATCTTTCGAGCCGAACTAATGGCATTTTTGCAACTCGCCTATGAATATCAACTTCATTTTGATTCGATATTTTTCCTCTATCCCAATCCATGGCCCAAAAAATCTCATATGAAACGGAGAGTTCACCTATGGCCTGTAGCGCCTCTCTTTCCAAAATTGACGGCTCAGATCGTATGTCGGACGAATTGGCCAACGTTTGCTATAGAGTTTGCGCGGTCCATGCGAATTCTTGGCTTTTCTGAGATTTATGTCGAAAGAAATTATTCAGTAGACATTCCTCTGAGTCTTTTCGAGAAAAAATACGTAGAAAGCGGACATAAAATTACTAATGTAAAGGGATACCGAATACCTAATACTCCTTAA
- a CDS encoding C4-dicarboxylate ABC transporter permease, whose protein sequence is MVDVSGLIGGIDVVFSLSGFLFVLLGVFLGILIGATPGLSPSMGVALLVPLSFRMEPEVAFVFFVAVYQASNYGGSITAILLNAPGTPSSVVTAMDGYVLTKKGLADKALSYAVFSSALGGLIGGIVLLLFTAPIAKVGLMFGPAEYFALALLGLCTVIGFHKGSMSKAFIALSFGLLLSTIGTDPITGQERMTFGLIELYDGVSFIPVMIGFFALGEIFSRIEENQLVLAAPARLERVVSQVRSIWDNRRLILRPLFQSSVMGTFIGVIPGAGSAVASFLAYGQAATYAKDKEEYGDGALTGVIASEAANSSSVGGALVPLVSLGIPGSATDAVLLGALALHGLAVGPELMTTEPRLVYGIFIAVLLANVMIFLCGMYGNTLFVAVTRISPKVLYPIILCLAMTGSFTIRNAMIDCWVCLIAGGLGWLAKRQGIPAAPIILGLVLGSLLETNFRRSILMGGIEFFFTKPLALGLLTLSLLCLITPFTRSRMNRSKAVQCSGN, encoded by the coding sequence ATGGTAGACGTATCAGGTCTCATTGGTGGTATCGACGTTGTTTTTTCGCTCTCTGGATTTCTATTTGTTTTGTTAGGAGTCTTCCTCGGGATTCTTATCGGAGCGACACCTGGCTTAAGTCCTTCTATGGGAGTAGCGCTCTTAGTCCCGTTGAGCTTTCGTATGGAGCCAGAAGTAGCCTTCGTGTTTTTCGTCGCAGTGTATCAGGCGAGTAATTATGGTGGCTCGATAACAGCAATCCTTCTTAATGCCCCTGGAACCCCGTCATCGGTCGTTACTGCCATGGATGGATATGTTTTAACCAAGAAAGGGCTGGCAGATAAAGCGCTCTCTTATGCAGTATTCTCTTCTGCTTTAGGGGGGTTAATAGGTGGAATTGTGTTGCTTCTCTTTACGGCACCGATAGCCAAGGTGGGGCTTATGTTTGGTCCGGCAGAATATTTTGCACTCGCTCTCCTCGGGCTTTGCACCGTTATTGGATTTCATAAGGGTTCAATGAGCAAGGCTTTCATCGCACTTTCATTTGGACTTTTATTGAGCACAATTGGAACGGATCCAATTACTGGCCAGGAGCGAATGACGTTTGGACTGATTGAGTTATACGATGGGGTATCTTTCATACCAGTAATGATCGGTTTCTTTGCTTTAGGGGAAATTTTCTCCAGAATTGAAGAAAATCAATTGGTCCTAGCCGCTCCGGCACGGCTTGAGCGAGTGGTATCACAGGTAAGATCTATCTGGGATAACAGGCGGCTGATCCTCCGCCCCCTTTTTCAGTCTTCAGTTATGGGCACTTTCATCGGTGTCATTCCTGGTGCAGGGAGTGCCGTTGCTTCATTTCTCGCCTATGGTCAGGCAGCGACTTATGCCAAGGATAAAGAGGAATATGGAGACGGTGCACTGACCGGAGTAATAGCGAGTGAGGCAGCAAATAGTAGTTCAGTAGGCGGTGCTTTGGTGCCCCTTGTTTCTTTGGGAATTCCAGGAAGTGCTACGGATGCTGTCTTGTTGGGAGCACTTGCTCTTCATGGTCTGGCTGTCGGACCTGAGTTAATGACCACAGAGCCACGATTAGTATATGGAATTTTTATCGCAGTGTTATTAGCGAATGTCATGATATTTTTATGCGGTATGTATGGAAATACACTTTTTGTTGCTGTTACTCGCATCTCTCCAAAGGTTCTCTATCCCATTATTTTATGCCTTGCGATGACCGGTAGTTTCACCATTCGGAATGCGATGATTGATTGTTGGGTATGCCTGATTGCAGGAGGATTAGGCTGGCTCGCAAAGCGTCAAGGGATACCTGCTGCTCCAATTATTTTAGGACTCGTATTAGGATCGCTTCTTGAAACAAACTTTCGCCGTTCGATTTTAATGGGAGGTATAGAGTTTTTCTTCACGAAGCCACTTGCCTTAGGGCTTTTGACATTATCACTTTTGTGCCTTATTACGCCCTTTACTCGTTCCCGGATGAATCGTTCTAAAGCGGTGCAGTGTAGTGGAAATTGA